One region of Eriocheir sinensis breed Jianghai 21 chromosome 36, ASM2467909v1, whole genome shotgun sequence genomic DNA includes:
- the LOC127007761 gene encoding capping protein inhibiting regulator of actin dynamics-like isoform X1, with protein sequence MIIGLVRDSFLRCFCQTCSVNSALPAGRHHKKPIKKIQKKPKCKQPKKGRKYYVATEIRCEEKSRGGMCYEVILAEPSADKPTPPATASPRPKSMTAEEIEQKLLQAEERRKSMEASRLASVGERMTRLEEASRKREETNAAFIAATQAALEDKLDTTSSNREAYLNGLRAKLSDHLSNVDGVRKQLETQTNDLRQTIEDKLRSAEENRTENLGKMLEKLKEHEDYAQKVRLGHEDAIRQLEERIQSKLVVASNKRESEILKKLETLREHSNKISEAQEMINRKQEEARQQREQEVAAKIERLKKIQDEKEAKRQDLTKVISEKLETAQENRSKEEEELKKKVMEKLEQKLEVADRNRLELAEKTRKALEEHDRRAEMVRANKERIMAAEKQDAASSG encoded by the exons CAGGCCGGCACCACAAGAAGCCCATCAAGAAGATCCAGAAGAAGCCCAAGTGTAAACAGCccaagaaggggaggaagtactATGTGG CCACTGAGATCAGGTGCGAGGAGAAGTCCCGTGGTGGCATGTGCTATGAGGTCATCCTGGCCGAGCCCTCCGCCGACAAGCCTACGCCCCCCGCCACTGCCTCGCCGCGCCCCAAGAGCATGACGGCCGAGGAGATTGAACAAAAGCTCCTGCAGGCCGAGGAGcgcaggaag TCAATGGAGGCATCCCGGCTGGCAAGTGTGGGGGAGCGCATGACCCGGCTGGAGGAGGCGAGCCGCAAGCGTGAGGAGACAAACGCTGCCTTCATCGCCGCCACGCAGGCTGCCCTGGAGGACAAGCTGGACACCACCTCCAGCAACCGCGAGGCCTATCTCAACGGCCTGCGCGCCAAGCTGTCTGACCAT TTGAGCAACGTGGACGGAGTGCGCAAGCAGCTGGAGACACAGACCAATGACCTGCGCCAGACCATTGAAGACAAGCTGAGGTCCGCCGAGGAGAACAGGACTGAGAACCTTGGGAAGATGCTCGAGAAGCTGAAGGAGCAT GAGGACTATGCCCAGAAGGTCCGTCTGGGTCACGAGGACGCCATTCGACAACTGGAGGAGCGCATCCAGTCCAAGCTGGTGGTGGCCTCTAACAAGCGCGAGTCTGAGATCCTGAAGAAGCTGGAGACTCTGCGGGAACAT TCAAACAAGATCTCCGAGGCTCAGGAAATGATCaacaggaagcaggaggaggcaaGGCAGCAGAGGGAACAGGAGGTCGCCGCCAAGATAGAGCGACTGAAGAAGATCCAGGACGAGAAGGAGGCAAAGAGGCAAGACTTGACGAAGGTGATCTCAGAGAAGCTCGAGACAGCACAGGAGAAcaggagcaaggaggaggaggagctcaaaAAGAAGGTGATGGAGAAGTTGGAGCAGAAGCTGGAGGTGGCCGACAGGAACAGACTGGAGCTTGcggagaagacgaggaaggcgCTGGAGGAACAT GATCGCCGCGCCGAGATGGTGCGGGCCAACAAGGAGCGCATCATGGCCGCAGAGAAGCAGGATGCCGCCTCTTCCGGCTAA
- the LOC127007761 gene encoding capping protein inhibiting regulator of actin dynamics-like isoform X2 — protein MIIGLVRDSFLRCFCQTCSVNSALPGRHHKKPIKKIQKKPKCKQPKKGRKYYVATEIRCEEKSRGGMCYEVILAEPSADKPTPPATASPRPKSMTAEEIEQKLLQAEERRKSMEASRLASVGERMTRLEEASRKREETNAAFIAATQAALEDKLDTTSSNREAYLNGLRAKLSDHLSNVDGVRKQLETQTNDLRQTIEDKLRSAEENRTENLGKMLEKLKEHEDYAQKVRLGHEDAIRQLEERIQSKLVVASNKRESEILKKLETLREHSNKISEAQEMINRKQEEARQQREQEVAAKIERLKKIQDEKEAKRQDLTKVISEKLETAQENRSKEEEELKKKVMEKLEQKLEVADRNRLELAEKTRKALEEHDRRAEMVRANKERIMAAEKQDAASSG, from the exons GCCGGCACCACAAGAAGCCCATCAAGAAGATCCAGAAGAAGCCCAAGTGTAAACAGCccaagaaggggaggaagtactATGTGG CCACTGAGATCAGGTGCGAGGAGAAGTCCCGTGGTGGCATGTGCTATGAGGTCATCCTGGCCGAGCCCTCCGCCGACAAGCCTACGCCCCCCGCCACTGCCTCGCCGCGCCCCAAGAGCATGACGGCCGAGGAGATTGAACAAAAGCTCCTGCAGGCCGAGGAGcgcaggaag TCAATGGAGGCATCCCGGCTGGCAAGTGTGGGGGAGCGCATGACCCGGCTGGAGGAGGCGAGCCGCAAGCGTGAGGAGACAAACGCTGCCTTCATCGCCGCCACGCAGGCTGCCCTGGAGGACAAGCTGGACACCACCTCCAGCAACCGCGAGGCCTATCTCAACGGCCTGCGCGCCAAGCTGTCTGACCAT TTGAGCAACGTGGACGGAGTGCGCAAGCAGCTGGAGACACAGACCAATGACCTGCGCCAGACCATTGAAGACAAGCTGAGGTCCGCCGAGGAGAACAGGACTGAGAACCTTGGGAAGATGCTCGAGAAGCTGAAGGAGCAT GAGGACTATGCCCAGAAGGTCCGTCTGGGTCACGAGGACGCCATTCGACAACTGGAGGAGCGCATCCAGTCCAAGCTGGTGGTGGCCTCTAACAAGCGCGAGTCTGAGATCCTGAAGAAGCTGGAGACTCTGCGGGAACAT TCAAACAAGATCTCCGAGGCTCAGGAAATGATCaacaggaagcaggaggaggcaaGGCAGCAGAGGGAACAGGAGGTCGCCGCCAAGATAGAGCGACTGAAGAAGATCCAGGACGAGAAGGAGGCAAAGAGGCAAGACTTGACGAAGGTGATCTCAGAGAAGCTCGAGACAGCACAGGAGAAcaggagcaaggaggaggaggagctcaaaAAGAAGGTGATGGAGAAGTTGGAGCAGAAGCTGGAGGTGGCCGACAGGAACAGACTGGAGCTTGcggagaagacgaggaaggcgCTGGAGGAACAT GATCGCCGCGCCGAGATGGTGCGGGCCAACAAGGAGCGCATCATGGCCGCAGAGAAGCAGGATGCCGCCTCTTCCGGCTAA
- the LOC127007761 gene encoding capping protein inhibiting regulator of actin dynamics-like isoform X3 → MAPITDNKPTEIRCEEKSRGGMCYEVILAEPSADKPTPPATASPRPKSMTAEEIEQKLLQAEERRKSMEASRLASVGERMTRLEEASRKREETNAAFIAATQAALEDKLDTTSSNREAYLNGLRAKLSDHLSNVDGVRKQLETQTNDLRQTIEDKLRSAEENRTENLGKMLEKLKEHEDYAQKVRLGHEDAIRQLEERIQSKLVVASNKRESEILKKLETLREHSNKISEAQEMINRKQEEARQQREQEVAAKIERLKKIQDEKEAKRQDLTKVISEKLETAQENRSKEEEELKKKVMEKLEQKLEVADRNRLELAEKTRKALEEHDRRAEMVRANKERIMAAEKQDAASSG, encoded by the exons CCACTGAGATCAGGTGCGAGGAGAAGTCCCGTGGTGGCATGTGCTATGAGGTCATCCTGGCCGAGCCCTCCGCCGACAAGCCTACGCCCCCCGCCACTGCCTCGCCGCGCCCCAAGAGCATGACGGCCGAGGAGATTGAACAAAAGCTCCTGCAGGCCGAGGAGcgcaggaag TCAATGGAGGCATCCCGGCTGGCAAGTGTGGGGGAGCGCATGACCCGGCTGGAGGAGGCGAGCCGCAAGCGTGAGGAGACAAACGCTGCCTTCATCGCCGCCACGCAGGCTGCCCTGGAGGACAAGCTGGACACCACCTCCAGCAACCGCGAGGCCTATCTCAACGGCCTGCGCGCCAAGCTGTCTGACCAT TTGAGCAACGTGGACGGAGTGCGCAAGCAGCTGGAGACACAGACCAATGACCTGCGCCAGACCATTGAAGACAAGCTGAGGTCCGCCGAGGAGAACAGGACTGAGAACCTTGGGAAGATGCTCGAGAAGCTGAAGGAGCAT GAGGACTATGCCCAGAAGGTCCGTCTGGGTCACGAGGACGCCATTCGACAACTGGAGGAGCGCATCCAGTCCAAGCTGGTGGTGGCCTCTAACAAGCGCGAGTCTGAGATCCTGAAGAAGCTGGAGACTCTGCGGGAACAT TCAAACAAGATCTCCGAGGCTCAGGAAATGATCaacaggaagcaggaggaggcaaGGCAGCAGAGGGAACAGGAGGTCGCCGCCAAGATAGAGCGACTGAAGAAGATCCAGGACGAGAAGGAGGCAAAGAGGCAAGACTTGACGAAGGTGATCTCAGAGAAGCTCGAGACAGCACAGGAGAAcaggagcaaggaggaggaggagctcaaaAAGAAGGTGATGGAGAAGTTGGAGCAGAAGCTGGAGGTGGCCGACAGGAACAGACTGGAGCTTGcggagaagacgaggaaggcgCTGGAGGAACAT GATCGCCGCGCCGAGATGGTGCGGGCCAACAAGGAGCGCATCATGGCCGCAGAGAAGCAGGATGCCGCCTCTTCCGGCTAA